One Alphaproteobacteria bacterium genomic window, TCAATCGCGTTGGCGGGCCGGTGTGCCGAAGAAATATTCTTTGGCGCAGACAAAATTACAACCGGTGCAGAAAGCGATATCGCCATGGCGACACGGTTGGCGCGTTATTCAATTACAACCGCAGGTCTGTCCAAGAAAGTTGGATTGCCGGCAATTAACCAGGTTGGCACATTTGGTGTGCGTGGCGCGTTGGAAAACGCGTCTGAAAAGACCGCCGAATTAGTTGATGCGGAAATTCGCGCGTGGCTGGATGCGGCGCATATGGATGCGACAAAGCACCTGACAAAAAACAAAAAGACAGTTGAAAAGTTGGCAAATGAACTGTTGACGCGCGAGACGTTGACCGGCGCAGAAATTCGCGAAATTGTTTTTGGCAGCAAAACCAAATCAGACAAAAAGAAAACCGTGCGCAAAAATGCAAAACCTAAGAAACAGTAAATTTGAATTGTTCCAAATGCCCCCACAGAATACACAGTCAATAATGTTGACGGTGGGGGATGCGTGCGTTATTTTTGATCCATGGGGGCGCGCGGATGATTGGGCGCGGATTCTGGATGGGCGCGGGTTGAAATTGCGTGCAATATACGCGACACATGGACATCCAGACCACATTGCGTGCGCGCCGACATTGGCAAAAAAATATGGTGTGCCGTGGTATCTGCACACAGGGGATTTCAGATTAGTTGGTTGGGGAAACGATTTGCTGGAATATTTTGGGTTGCAAAAAATCAGCCTGGACGATATGCGCCCCACCCCGTTGGATTTAAATCGTACTGAAATTTTACCGGGTATGTTTATGGATATTATTGAAACGCCGGGACATACACCGGGTGGTGTGGCATATCATTTCCCAGATGAAAAAATATTGCTGATTGGTGATACGGTATTCCAGGATTCGTTTGGGCGATATGATTTGCCGGGTGGCGATAAAAATATGCTGA contains:
- a CDS encoding MBL fold metallo-hydrolase — protein: MQNLRNSKFELFQMPPQNTQSIMLTVGDACVIFDPWGRADDWARILDGRGLKLRAIYATHGHPDHIACAPTLAKKYGVPWYLHTGDFRLVGWGNDLLEYFGLQKISLDDMRPTPLDLNRTEILPGMFMDIIETPGHTPGGVAYHFPDEKILLIGDTVFQDSFGRYDLPGGDKNMLMKSIANIYNMDLPDDTAVVHGHGMDTSIGWLKQNNPFFHS